Proteins encoded by one window of Chrysemys picta bellii isolate R12L10 chromosome 10, ASM1138683v2, whole genome shotgun sequence:
- the LOC135973934 gene encoding uncharacterized protein LOC135973934: MQSSPAVMAVQSVNRKRAPAWTDREVLDLIAVWGDESVLSELRSKRRNAKIYEKISKDMAERGYSRDATQCRVKIKELRQGYQKTKEANGRSGSHPQTSRFYEALHSILGAAATTTPPVTVDSEDGILSTAGSSDMLGDGEDEEGDEEGEAVGSSHNADFPDSQDLFITLTEIPYEASRAVTPDTESGEGSATPSATVSQPSLESHSQRLARIRRRKKRTREDMFSELMACSQAQAAQQTQWRENLTRMHQANMDREERWRQEDQQATQTLLGLLREQTDTLRRLVDVLQERRQEDRAPLQSICNRHPPPPSPIPTSPKVQRRRGGRVPAKSHSTPAESSSSRRLSFPKI, from the exons atgcagagctctccagcagtgatggccgtgcagtctgtgaatagaaagagagccccagcatggactgatcgtgaagtcttggatctcatcgctgtgtggggcgatgagtccgtgctttctgagctgcgatccaaaagaaggaatgcaaagatctacgagaagatctctaaagacatggcagagagaggatacagccgggatgcaacgcagtgccgcgtgaaaatcaaggagctgagacaaggctaccagaagaccaaagaggcaaacggacgctccggatcccatccccagacatcccgtttctacgaggcactgcattccatcctcggtgcggccgccaccactaccccaccagtgaccgtggactctgaggatgggatactgtccacggccggttcctcggacatgttaggggacggggaagatgaggaaggagatgaggagggcgaggcagtcggcagctctcacaacgctgatttccccgacagccaggatctcttcatcacccttacagagatcccctacgaagcgtcccgagccgttaccccggacacagaatctggtgaaggatcagcca ccccgtctgcgactgtctcacaacctagcctggaatcacactcccagaggctagcgcggattaggcgtaggaagaagaggacacgggaggacatgttctctgagcttatggcctgttcccaagcccaggcagcacagcagacccagtggcgggagaacttgacccgaatgcaccaagccaacatggatcgggaggagaggtggcggcaggaagaccagcaggcgactcaaacgctgcttggactactgagggagcaaacggacacactccggcgccttgtggatgttctgcaggaacggaggcaggaggacagagccccgctgcagtccatctgtaaccgccatcccccgccaccaagtcccatacccacctcacccaaagtgcaaagaaggagaggcggcagagtccctgctaagtctcactccacccctgcagagagctctagtagcagaaggctctcatttcccaaaatttga